One Halobaculum roseum DNA segment encodes these proteins:
- the glnA gene encoding type I glutamate--ammonia ligase produces the protein MTDGNTKPDGGLSAVEQDVIDEIDEKGIDFLRLQFTDILGTVKNVSVPATQAEKAFTEGIYFDGSSIDGFVRIQESDMRLKPDPETFSVLPWRTREGEDGGAARLICDVINTSTGEPFEGDPRGILKDALDRAAEMGYEVNAAPEPEFFLFEEDEDGRATTKTNDAGGYFDLAPKDLASDVRRDIIYGLEDMGFEIEASHHEVAEGQHEINFEYDDALTTADNVGTFRTVVRAIAAQHDLHATFMPKPIPKINGSGMHTHISLFTEDGENAFHDDDDEFDLSEEAKQFTAGILEHAEALAAVTNPTVNSYKRLVPGYEAPVYVAWSDRNRSALIRKPAARVPAASRIEARFPDPSCNPYLAFAVLIHAGLDGIEQGLECDDPVRENIYEFDEAKREEYGITTLPSNLGEAIDALEEDELVKEALGDHVAEKFVEAKTAEYDDYRVDVSDWELDRYLEKF, from the coding sequence ATGACGGACGGTAACACCAAGCCGGACGGCGGGCTCAGCGCCGTCGAGCAGGACGTCATCGACGAGATCGACGAGAAGGGTATCGACTTCCTCCGCCTTCAGTTCACGGACATCCTGGGGACGGTGAAGAACGTCTCCGTCCCCGCGACGCAGGCGGAGAAGGCGTTCACCGAGGGCATCTACTTCGACGGCTCCTCGATCGACGGCTTCGTACGCATCCAGGAGTCGGACATGCGTCTCAAACCGGACCCCGAGACGTTCTCGGTGCTCCCGTGGCGGACCCGCGAGGGCGAGGACGGCGGTGCCGCGCGCCTCATCTGCGACGTGATCAACACCTCGACGGGCGAGCCGTTCGAGGGCGATCCCCGCGGCATCCTCAAGGACGCGCTGGATCGCGCCGCCGAGATGGGGTACGAGGTCAACGCCGCGCCCGAGCCGGAGTTCTTCCTGTTCGAGGAGGACGAGGACGGCCGCGCGACGACGAAGACGAACGACGCCGGCGGCTACTTCGACCTCGCGCCCAAGGACCTCGCCAGCGACGTGCGCCGCGACATCATCTACGGCCTGGAGGACATGGGCTTCGAGATCGAGGCGTCCCACCACGAGGTCGCCGAGGGCCAACACGAGATCAACTTCGAGTACGACGACGCGCTCACGACCGCCGACAACGTCGGCACCTTCCGCACCGTCGTGCGCGCCATCGCCGCCCAGCACGACCTCCACGCGACGTTCATGCCCAAGCCGATCCCGAAGATCAACGGCTCGGGGATGCACACGCACATCTCGCTGTTCACCGAGGACGGCGAGAACGCGTTCCACGACGACGACGACGAGTTCGACCTCAGCGAGGAGGCCAAGCAGTTCACCGCGGGCATCCTCGAGCACGCCGAGGCGCTCGCGGCGGTGACGAACCCGACGGTGAACTCCTACAAGCGCCTGGTTCCCGGCTACGAGGCGCCCGTCTACGTCGCGTGGTCCGACCGGAACCGCTCGGCGCTCATCCGCAAGCCGGCCGCCCGCGTGCCGGCGGCCTCGCGCATCGAGGCACGCTTCCCCGACCCCTCGTGTAACCCGTACCTCGCCTTCGCCGTGCTCATCCACGCCGGCCTCGACGGCATCGAGCAGGGGCTCGAATGCGACGACCCGGTCCGCGAGAACATCTACGAGTTCGACGAGGCAAAGCGCGAGGAGTACGGCATCACCACGCTGCCGTCGAACCTCGGCGAGGCCATCGACGCCCTCGAGGAG
- the lrp gene encoding HTH-type transcriptional regulator Lrp, giving the protein MTYENLDAKLVNALLGNGRASLRSLGEDLDVSVTTVSNHLRDLEDEGVIEGYTPRVNYDRLGYDVTAIVQLKVEGSALPDIVDRLREQKQMVSVYEVTGDYDVIAIGKFRDTDEMNEGIKGLLADQDIRETNTSVVLNTVVENAQFDLDVQE; this is encoded by the coding sequence ATGACGTACGAAAACCTCGATGCCAAGCTCGTCAACGCGCTGTTAGGGAACGGTCGTGCCAGCCTCCGCTCGCTGGGCGAGGACCTCGACGTGTCGGTGACGACCGTCTCGAACCACCTCCGCGATCTCGAAGACGAGGGCGTGATCGAGGGGTACACCCCGCGGGTGAACTACGACCGGCTCGGCTACGACGTGACGGCGATCGTCCAGCTGAAGGTGGAGGGGAGCGCGCTGCCCGACATCGTCGACCGCCTCCGCGAGCAAAAGCAGATGGTCTCCGTCTACGAGGTCACCGGCGACTACGACGTCATCGCGATCGGGAAGTTCCGTGACACCGACGAGATGAACGAGGGGATCAAGGGGCTGCTCGCCGACCAGGACATCCGCGAGACGAACACCTCGGTCGTGCTCAACACCGTCGTGGAGAACGCGCAGTTCGACCTCGACGTCCAGGAGTGA
- a CDS encoding aminopeptidase — MDPRIREHAETIVDHSIELEAGDDLVIQLPAEAEDLAVALHEYAGDIGANPVYLNNSQRAARAYLRAREDDFELPDHELALYEEADAFVIARSGGNVSEKADVDPETTADYNRARRPVQKERLSKTWCLTQFPTSGHAQLAGMSTEEYENFVYDAVSLDWEAQAEFQQQMVDLIDDAEEVRIKSGEETDLTMSVAGNTALNDDGKANLPGGEVFTAPVKDSVEGEVYFDLPLYRQGREIEGVRLTFEDGRVEEFSAERNEAVLEGVFNTDENARYLGELGIGMNRAIDRFTYNMLFDEKMGDTVHMAVGSAYPDTVGEGNEVNESAEHVDMIVDMSEDSVIELDGEVVQRDGTFTFEDGGAE; from the coding sequence ATGGACCCGCGAATCCGCGAGCACGCCGAGACTATCGTCGACCACTCCATCGAACTGGAGGCGGGCGACGATCTCGTCATCCAGCTCCCGGCCGAGGCGGAGGACCTGGCGGTCGCCCTCCACGAGTACGCCGGCGACATCGGCGCGAACCCCGTCTACCTGAACAACTCCCAGCGCGCCGCCCGCGCGTACCTCCGCGCCCGCGAGGACGACTTCGAGCTGCCCGACCACGAGCTGGCCCTCTACGAGGAGGCCGACGCGTTCGTGATCGCCCGCAGCGGCGGCAACGTCTCCGAGAAGGCCGACGTGGACCCCGAGACGACCGCCGACTACAACCGCGCGCGCCGGCCGGTCCAGAAGGAGCGCCTCTCGAAGACGTGGTGTCTCACGCAGTTCCCGACGAGCGGGCACGCCCAGCTCGCGGGCATGAGCACCGAGGAGTACGAGAACTTCGTGTACGACGCCGTCAGTCTCGACTGGGAGGCGCAGGCGGAGTTCCAACAGCAGATGGTCGACCTCATCGACGACGCCGAGGAGGTCCGGATCAAGTCCGGCGAGGAGACCGACCTCACGATGTCGGTGGCGGGCAACACCGCGCTCAACGACGACGGGAAGGCGAACCTCCCGGGCGGCGAGGTGTTCACCGCGCCCGTCAAGGACAGCGTCGAGGGCGAGGTGTACTTCGACCTGCCGCTGTACCGCCAGGGTCGCGAGATCGAGGGCGTGCGGCTCACCTTCGAGGACGGCCGCGTCGAAGAATTCTCCGCCGAGCGTAACGAGGCGGTGCTGGAGGGCGTGTTCAACACCGACGAGAACGCGCGCTACCTCGGGGAACTCGGCATCGGGATGAACCGCGCCATCGACCGCTTCACGTACAACATGCTGTTCGACGAGAAGATGGGCGACACCGTCCACATGGCCGTCGGGTCGGCGTACCCCGACACCGTCGGCGAGGGCAACGAGGTCAACGAGTCCGCCGAACACGTGGACATGATCGTCGACATGAGCGAGGACTCCGTGATCGAGCTGGACGGCGAGGTCGTTCAGCGGGACGGGACGTTTACGTTCGAGGACGGCGGGGCCGAGTGA
- a CDS encoding nucleoside triphosphate pyrophosphohydrolase yields MNDDASTVEYDKLVRDDIPDVIRADGERPVTRTVDGEELDRYLLDKLVEEATEAREAAEDPEESVDAELADLSAVLDALVERRDRDRIERLRREKAAERGAFADGVVLDRVEPDG; encoded by the coding sequence GTGAACGACGACGCGAGCACGGTCGAGTACGACAAGCTCGTCCGCGACGACATCCCAGACGTGATCCGCGCGGACGGCGAGCGGCCCGTCACGCGGACGGTCGACGGCGAGGAACTGGATCGCTACCTCCTCGACAAGCTCGTCGAGGAGGCGACCGAAGCACGCGAGGCGGCCGAGGACCCCGAGGAGTCCGTCGACGCCGAACTCGCGGACCTGTCGGCGGTGCTGGACGCGCTTGTCGAGCGTCGCGACCGCGACCGGATCGAGCGGCTCCGCCGCGAGAAGGCCGCCGAACGCGGGGCGTTCGCCGACGGCGTCGTGTTGGACCGGGTCGAACCCGACGGGTGA
- the alaS gene encoding alanine--tRNA ligase: protein MSDLTAEYRLDYFEEEGFSRRECSSCGDHFWTRDDERELCGEPPCEDYSFIGDPGFDEAYTLEEMREAFLSYFEAHDHERIEPYPVAANRWRDDVLLTQASIYDFQPLVTSGQTPPPANPLTVSQPCIRMQDIDNVGKTGRHTMAFEMMAHHAFNAKEEVGDKYAYSGEVYWKDETVRLCDGLFEEMGADLEEITYIEDPWVGGGNAGPAIEVIYKGAELATLVFMSLEQDPEGEYELKDGNTYSEMDTYIVDTGYGLERWTWMSQGTPTVYEAIYPDAIEFLKDNAGIDLSDEEEELVRRASTLAGHLDIDEAEDVEAARDNIADKLGVDTDELTDLLEPLENIYAIADHCRTLAYMFGDEIVPSNVGTGYLARMVLRRTKRLVDEVGVDAPLDELVDMQADRLGYENRDTIRDMVRTEVEKYRETLERGGRKVEALADEYAGTGEPIPVEELIELYDSHGIQPDMVEDIAAERGATVEVPDDFYGLVASRHDSAQAFDREDDADERLADLPETERLYYDDQERTEFEAVVLDVFEREDGYDVVLDQTMFYPEGGGQPADRGTLSTDDATVEVEDVQIRGDVVLHRTDEDPGKGEFVTGQVDGERRRRLMRHHTATHIVGYAARQVLGEHVRQAGAQKGLQSSRLDVTHYDRVTREQVKAIEEVANDLVRRNVPVKQEWPDRHEAESEHGFDLYQGGIPPGEQIRLIRVGDDVQACGGTHVARTGDIGAIKLLKTEPVQDGVERLVFAAGEAALDATHRTEDALYDAADVLSVDPQEVPETAERFFTEWKQRGKTIDRLKEELAELRAAAGGEEVEVGDAVAVVQRMDADTDELRVTANAHVEDGRIAVLGSGAGGAATFVVGVPDGVGVNAGEVVGELAGRVGGGGGGPPDFAQGGGPDVDALDDALDSAAEILRQKLEA from the coding sequence ATGAGCGACCTTACCGCGGAGTACCGCCTCGACTACTTCGAGGAGGAGGGGTTCTCCCGACGGGAGTGTTCCTCCTGCGGGGACCACTTCTGGACCCGCGACGACGAGCGGGAGCTGTGCGGCGAGCCGCCCTGCGAGGACTACTCCTTCATCGGCGACCCCGGCTTCGACGAGGCGTACACCCTCGAGGAGATGCGGGAGGCGTTCCTCTCGTACTTCGAGGCCCACGACCACGAGCGGATCGAGCCGTACCCGGTCGCGGCGAACCGCTGGCGCGACGACGTGCTGCTCACGCAGGCGTCCATCTACGACTTCCAGCCGCTGGTCACCTCCGGACAGACGCCGCCGCCGGCGAACCCGCTGACCGTCAGCCAGCCGTGCATCCGGATGCAGGACATCGACAACGTGGGCAAGACCGGCCGCCACACGATGGCCTTCGAGATGATGGCCCACCACGCGTTCAACGCGAAGGAGGAGGTCGGCGACAAGTACGCCTACTCCGGGGAGGTCTACTGGAAGGACGAGACCGTCCGCCTGTGTGACGGCCTGTTCGAGGAGATGGGCGCGGACCTGGAGGAGATCACCTACATCGAGGACCCGTGGGTCGGCGGCGGCAACGCCGGCCCCGCCATCGAGGTCATCTACAAGGGTGCGGAGCTGGCGACGCTCGTCTTCATGTCGCTGGAGCAGGACCCCGAGGGCGAGTACGAGCTGAAGGACGGCAACACGTACTCCGAGATGGACACGTACATCGTGGACACCGGGTACGGGCTGGAGCGGTGGACCTGGATGAGCCAGGGCACCCCGACGGTCTACGAGGCCATCTACCCCGACGCCATCGAGTTCCTGAAGGACAACGCCGGGATCGACCTGAGCGACGAGGAGGAGGAGCTGGTTCGCCGCGCCTCCACGCTGGCGGGCCACCTCGACATCGACGAGGCCGAGGACGTCGAGGCCGCCCGCGACAACATCGCCGACAAGCTCGGCGTCGACACCGACGAGCTGACCGACCTGCTGGAGCCGCTGGAGAACATCTACGCCATCGCCGACCACTGCCGGACGCTCGCGTACATGTTCGGCGACGAGATCGTCCCCTCGAACGTCGGGACGGGCTACCTCGCGCGGATGGTCCTGCGCCGGACGAAGCGCCTCGTCGACGAGGTCGGCGTCGACGCGCCCCTCGACGAGCTGGTCGACATGCAGGCCGACCGCCTCGGCTACGAGAACCGCGACACGATCCGCGACATGGTGCGCACCGAGGTCGAGAAGTACCGCGAGACGCTCGAACGCGGCGGCCGCAAGGTGGAGGCGCTGGCCGACGAGTACGCCGGCACCGGCGAGCCAATTCCGGTCGAGGAGCTGATCGAGCTGTACGACTCCCACGGGATCCAGCCGGACATGGTCGAGGACATCGCCGCCGAGCGCGGCGCGACCGTCGAGGTGCCGGACGACTTCTACGGGCTCGTCGCCTCCCGCCACGACTCCGCGCAGGCGTTCGACCGCGAGGACGACGCCGACGAGCGCCTCGCCGACCTGCCGGAGACCGAACGGCTCTACTACGACGACCAGGAGCGCACGGAGTTCGAGGCGGTCGTCCTCGACGTGTTCGAGCGCGAGGACGGCTACGACGTGGTGCTCGACCAGACGATGTTCTACCCCGAGGGCGGCGGCCAGCCCGCCGACCGCGGGACGCTCTCGACCGACGACGCCACCGTCGAGGTCGAGGACGTACAGATCCGCGGCGACGTGGTGCTTCACCGTACCGACGAGGACCCCGGAAAGGGCGAGTTCGTCACCGGCCAGGTCGACGGCGAGCGTCGCCGGCGGCTGATGCGCCACCACACCGCGACCCACATCGTCGGCTACGCCGCCCGGCAGGTGCTCGGCGAGCACGTCCGGCAGGCGGGCGCCCAGAAGGGGCTCCAGTCCTCGCGGCTCGACGTGACCCACTACGACCGCGTGACGCGCGAGCAGGTGAAGGCGATCGAGGAGGTCGCCAACGACCTGGTGCGCCGGAACGTCCCCGTCAAGCAGGAGTGGCCCGACCGCCACGAGGCGGAGTCCGAGCACGGCTTCGACCTGTATCAGGGCGGCATCCCGCCGGGCGAGCAGATCCGGCTCATCCGCGTCGGCGACGACGTGCAGGCCTGCGGCGGGACCCACGTCGCCCGGACGGGCGACATCGGCGCGATCAAGCTGCTGAAGACCGAGCCCGTGCAGGACGGCGTCGAGCGCCTCGTGTTCGCCGCCGGCGAGGCCGCCCTCGACGCGACCCACCGCACCGAGGACGCGCTGTACGACGCCGCCGACGTGCTCTCGGTCGACCCCCAGGAGGTACCCGAGACGGCCGAGCGCTTCTTCACCGAGTGGAAGCAGCGCGGCAAGACCATCGACCGTCTGAAGGAGGAGCTGGCGGAGCTTCGCGCCGCCGCGGGCGGCGAGGAGGTCGAGGTCGGCGACGCCGTCGCGGTCGTCCAGCGGATGGACGCCGACACCGACGAGCTTCGCGTCACCGCCAACGCCCACGTCGAGGACGGCCGGATCGCCGTGCTCGGCTCGGGTGCGGGTGGCGCCGCGACGTTCGTCGTCGGCGTCCCCGACGGCGTCGGCGTCAACGCCGGCGAGGTCGTCGGCGAGCTCGCCGGCCGCGTCGGCGGCGGCGGGGGCGGCCCGCCGGACTTCGCGCAGGGCGGCGGTCCCGACGTGGACGCGCTCGACGACGCGCTCGACTCGGCCGCGGAGATCCTCCGGCAGAAGCTGGAGGCGTGA
- a CDS encoding GAF domain-containing protein, with protein MPGSVAEPSIAVLVVTAADETVPDGFVDTLADAVDGEVEIVETDALAERLRGGRCPTAIVFVGDPSLSEGVRDTLSTTAAAVVVYAGREPDAESTHVDGYVERAADIDRLLTEIDRARAGETRRQLRAARRRMTELHAGTADIAAAEDVQDLFERTVEVAERVLSFDHCSVVVREGDTMVARARSANVDWLRERVPVAESISGRAVSRGETIHVDDVAAHETAGDETQGSGISVPFGGDAVFQTISRTPYAFDETDRELAELLATHVGQAYERLRTQADLTRRERVMTELHEAAPRIVDAETEEELYDLTVEIARRVLQFDHSCVYVVEDDGFRMRATTDPSLPATFDRGFGALEHSYAEGESLVVDDTVEHEIATSRDGEPRSVISVPFADGAVFQAVTDETGSFDERDLEFAELLVSYATVTRERIRSEAALRDARETTERLHVAATELSAAESEDALIRRAIEAASDVLSFDKSTLSLRRGDTLVPVGADGTRPDGARPMDLDEGVAGKTYRSGESVLIHDVDDHGDAEPVRREYRSAISIPVGDLGVFQAVATEPSAFDRDDLSHAELLMAHVAVSLARTRTQADLRAERDRLSALFENVPDAALSFELVDGEPIVKAVNSAFEDTFGFGEEIVGEPIDDHIVPEEAESEAGTFNERLANGESIRDEVRRMTADGMRDFLLYVVPLELDAENVGGYAIYSDISERKERERALRRQNERLDEFASVVSHDLRNPLSVAEGYLELARETGDVEHLATVSDAVERMRALVDDLLRLAREGRVVGDTEPVDVAVAARAAWGSVDTGDATLEVEDGLVVEADEDRLRELFENLFRNSIEHGGSAPTVRVEATPTGFAVADDGPGIPADRREEVFEVGISTVEDGTGFGLAIVRRIAEAHGWSVTATAGEDGGARFEFDEVE; from the coding sequence ATGCCGGGATCCGTCGCGGAGCCGTCGATCGCCGTCCTCGTCGTGACGGCGGCCGACGAGACGGTTCCGGACGGGTTCGTCGACACGCTCGCGGACGCCGTCGACGGCGAGGTCGAAATCGTCGAGACGGACGCGCTCGCGGAGCGACTCCGCGGGGGTCGGTGTCCGACGGCGATCGTGTTCGTCGGCGATCCGTCGCTGTCGGAGGGGGTTCGGGACACGTTGTCGACGACGGCCGCGGCCGTCGTCGTGTACGCGGGGCGGGAACCGGACGCGGAGTCGACCCACGTCGACGGCTACGTCGAACGCGCCGCCGACATCGACCGCCTCCTCACGGAGATCGACCGCGCACGCGCCGGCGAGACGCGCAGGCAGCTGCGTGCGGCGCGGCGACGGATGACGGAGCTGCACGCCGGAACCGCCGACATCGCCGCCGCCGAGGACGTCCAGGACCTGTTCGAGCGGACCGTCGAGGTGGCCGAGCGCGTGCTGTCGTTCGACCACTGCTCGGTCGTCGTGCGGGAGGGTGACACCATGGTGGCGCGGGCCCGGTCGGCGAACGTCGACTGGCTCCGCGAGCGCGTCCCGGTCGCCGAGTCGATCAGCGGGCGGGCGGTCAGTCGGGGGGAGACCATCCACGTGGACGACGTCGCCGCCCACGAGACGGCCGGCGACGAAACGCAGGGATCGGGTATCTCCGTGCCGTTCGGGGGCGACGCCGTCTTCCAAACGATCTCGAGGACGCCGTACGCCTTCGACGAGACCGACCGCGAGCTGGCGGAGCTGCTGGCGACGCACGTCGGGCAGGCGTACGAGCGCCTGCGGACACAGGCGGACCTGACGCGCCGCGAGCGGGTGATGACGGAGCTGCACGAGGCGGCCCCCCGGATCGTCGACGCGGAAACGGAGGAGGAGCTGTACGATCTGACCGTCGAGATCGCACGGCGCGTGCTTCAGTTCGACCACTCGTGCGTGTACGTCGTCGAGGACGACGGGTTCCGAATGCGTGCGACGACGGACCCGTCGCTGCCGGCGACGTTCGACCGCGGGTTCGGCGCGCTGGAGCACAGCTACGCCGAGGGCGAGTCGCTCGTCGTCGACGACACCGTCGAACACGAGATCGCGACCTCACGCGACGGGGAGCCCCGATCGGTCATCTCCGTCCCGTTCGCAGACGGCGCGGTCTTTCAGGCGGTCACCGACGAGACGGGGTCCTTCGACGAGCGCGATCTGGAGTTCGCGGAACTGCTCGTCTCGTACGCGACGGTGACCCGCGAGCGGATCCGTTCGGAGGCGGCGCTGCGGGACGCACGGGAGACGACCGAGCGGCTCCACGTCGCCGCGACCGAACTGTCCGCGGCCGAGTCCGAGGACGCCCTGATCCGGCGGGCGATCGAGGCCGCGAGCGACGTCCTCTCGTTCGACAAGTCGACGCTGTCGCTGCGTCGGGGGGACACGCTCGTGCCGGTGGGCGCCGACGGGACCCGGCCGGACGGTGCGCGTCCGATGGACCTCGACGAGGGCGTCGCCGGGAAGACGTATCGATCCGGCGAGTCCGTTCTCATCCACGACGTGGACGACCACGGCGACGCCGAGCCGGTCAGGCGGGAGTACCGATCGGCGATCTCGATCCCCGTCGGCGATCTCGGGGTGTTCCAGGCGGTCGCCACCGAGCCGAGCGCGTTCGACCGCGACGACCTGAGCCACGCGGAGCTGCTGATGGCGCACGTCGCCGTCTCGCTCGCTCGGACCCGAACGCAGGCGGACCTGCGCGCCGAGCGCGACCGGCTGTCGGCGCTGTTCGAGAACGTCCCCGACGCGGCGTTGTCGTTCGAGCTGGTCGACGGCGAGCCGATCGTCAAGGCGGTCAACAGCGCCTTCGAGGACACGTTCGGGTTCGGCGAGGAGATCGTCGGCGAACCGATCGACGACCACATCGTCCCCGAGGAAGCCGAATCCGAGGCCGGAACGTTCAACGAGCGCCTCGCGAACGGCGAGAGCATCCGCGACGAGGTCCGTCGCATGACGGCCGACGGCATGCGCGACTTCCTGCTGTACGTCGTTCCGCTCGAACTCGACGCCGAGAACGTCGGCGGCTACGCCATCTACTCGGACATCTCCGAGCGAAAGGAGCGCGAGCGGGCGCTCCGTCGGCAGAACGAGCGGCTCGACGAGTTCGCGAGCGTCGTCTCACACGACCTCCGCAACCCGCTGTCGGTCGCGGAGGGGTACCTCGAACTCGCCCGCGAGACGGGCGACGTGGAGCATCTCGCAACCGTCTCCGACGCCGTCGAGCGCATGCGCGCGTTGGTCGACGACCTGCTTCGCCTCGCGCGCGAGGGGCGCGTCGTCGGCGACACGGAGCCGGTCGACGTGGCCGTCGCCGCCCGGGCGGCGTGGGGGAGCGTCGACACCGGCGACGCGACGCTCGAGGTCGAGGACGGGCTCGTCGTGGAGGCCGACGAGGACCGCCTGCGCGAGCTGTTCGAGAACCTCTTCCGCAACAGCATCGAGCACGGCGGGAGCGCGCCGACCGTCCGCGTGGAGGCGACGCCGACGGGCTTCGCGGTCGCCGACGACGGGCCGGGGATCCCGGCGGACCGTCGCGAGGAGGTGTTCGAGGTGGGCATCTCCACGGTCGAGGACGGCACCGGCTTCGGGCTCGCGATCGTCCGCCGCATCGCCGAGGCGCACGGCTGGTCCGTGACCGCCACTGCCGGCGAGGACGGCGGCGCGCGCTTCGAGTTCGACGAGGTCGAGTGA
- a CDS encoding TspO/MBR family protein codes for MTDSASAIDRGGPISGLDDRLDGLVGLAALVLAVNVVGAVPAVLGGPDSAWFAALTKPEIYPPGWLFGVVWTALFTLSGVALWLLVRAEPSGARRLAFGAFVLQFGFNVAWTPTFFALQEIAAALAIVVALAVLLAGTIAAFARVDRRAAALLVPYLAWVCFAAVLNYRFLVLN; via the coding sequence ATGACCGACTCCGCGTCCGCGATCGACCGCGGCGGCCCGATCTCGGGGCTCGACGACCGACTCGACGGGCTCGTCGGCCTCGCCGCGCTGGTCCTCGCGGTCAACGTCGTCGGCGCGGTCCCGGCCGTCCTGGGCGGCCCCGACTCCGCGTGGTTCGCGGCGCTGACGAAGCCCGAGATCTACCCGCCGGGGTGGCTGTTCGGCGTCGTCTGGACGGCGCTGTTCACGCTGTCGGGCGTCGCGCTGTGGCTGCTCGTGCGCGCGGAGCCGTCGGGCGCGCGCCGCCTCGCGTTCGGGGCGTTCGTCCTCCAGTTCGGCTTCAACGTCGCGTGGACGCCGACCTTCTTCGCGCTGCAGGAGATCGCGGCGGCGCTGGCGATCGTCGTCGCGCTCGCGGTCCTGCTCGCGGGCACGATCGCCGCGTTCGCCCGCGTCGACCGCCGGGCGGCGGCGCTGCTCGTCCCGTACCTCGCGTGGGTCTGTTTCGCCGCGGTGCTGAACTACCGATTCCTCGTACTGAACTGA
- a CDS encoding threonine aldolase family protein, whose protein sequence is MIDFRSDTVTRPGDEMREAARDAAVGDDVYADDPTVNELEARAADLAGFEAALYVPSGTMGNQIAVHTHTDRGQELLCDEQAHVYKWELGGIPQLSGVQPRILDCGDRCVPTPEQVREGYVAEDLHRPGTGLLCLENTHNSRGGVAVPKAHVDEAAAAAHDLGVPVHLDGARFLNACVALDTEPAAMTEHVDSVMFCLSKGLGAPVGSVLAGDAEFIRRARRTRKLFGGAMRQAGMIAAPGLLALENVDRLAEDHANAARLAEGLNGIDGLSAPEPDTNIVMVDSEAAGLTGEELSTACKDAGVSFSAFGEYTCRLCTHLDVDGDDVEEALDRIESVVAEA, encoded by the coding sequence ATGATCGACTTCCGTTCGGACACGGTGACCCGCCCCGGCGACGAGATGCGCGAGGCCGCCCGCGACGCAGCCGTCGGCGACGACGTGTACGCGGACGACCCGACGGTCAACGAGTTGGAGGCGCGCGCGGCCGACCTCGCCGGCTTCGAGGCCGCCCTGTACGTCCCCTCGGGGACGATGGGCAACCAGATCGCCGTCCACACGCACACCGACCGCGGGCAGGAACTGCTGTGCGACGAGCAGGCCCACGTGTACAAGTGGGAGCTGGGCGGCATCCCGCAGCTCTCGGGGGTCCAGCCGCGCATCCTCGACTGCGGCGACCGCTGCGTCCCGACGCCGGAACAGGTTCGCGAGGGGTACGTCGCCGAGGACCTCCACCGCCCCGGCACGGGGCTGCTGTGCCTCGAAAACACGCACAACTCCCGCGGCGGCGTCGCCGTCCCGAAGGCGCACGTCGACGAGGCGGCCGCGGCCGCCCACGACCTCGGCGTGCCGGTCCACCTCGACGGCGCGCGGTTCCTGAACGCCTGCGTCGCGCTCGACACCGAGCCCGCGGCGATGACCGAGCACGTCGACTCGGTGATGTTCTGTCTCTCGAAGGGGCTGGGCGCCCCGGTCGGGTCGGTGCTCGCCGGCGACGCCGAGTTCATCCGGCGCGCCCGCCGGACCCGGAAGCTGTTCGGGGGCGCGATGCGGCAGGCCGGGATGATCGCCGCGCCGGGCCTGCTCGCGCTGGAGAACGTCGACCGGCTCGCCGAGGACCACGCCAACGCCGCCCGCCTCGCCGAGGGGCTGAACGGGATCGACGGCCTGTCGGCGCCGGAGCCGGACACGAACATCGTGATGGTCGACAGCGAGGCCGCCGGCCTGACCGGCGAGGAGCTGTCGACCGCCTGCAAGGACGCCGGCGTCTCCTTCAGCGCCTTCGGCGAGTACACCTGCCGGCTGTGTACACATCTCGACGTCGACGGCGACGACGTGGAAGAGGCGCTCGACCGCATCGAGTCGGTCGTCGCCGAGGCCTGA